A genomic stretch from Desulfolutivibrio sulfodismutans DSM 3696 includes:
- a CDS encoding ArdC family protein — MSGQIPIYEMVTARIVDMLEAGVVPWRKPWNDGGATEFPMNMVSKREYRGINIFLLMAMGRSSRFWLSFKQAKERGGQVRKGEKGTPVIFWKRYETEDRQTGEKKSVPILRYYTVFNLDQIDGIEAPDAPEMVNHAFEPIDAAAQIMEAMPRRPEIIHAEPRAFYRPSTDTVNLPRPGLFAQPEEYYSTAFHELVHATGHGSRLARRPSSEIRHFGDREYSQEELVAEMGSAFLCAKARIEQAVIENQAAYIGGWLNVLKGSPKMVVYAAAQAQRAADFILDVTPGEPGE; from the coding sequence ATGTCTGGACAGATTCCTATTTACGAGATGGTCACCGCGCGCATCGTCGACATGCTTGAAGCAGGCGTCGTGCCGTGGCGCAAGCCTTGGAACGACGGGGGCGCGACGGAATTTCCTATGAACATGGTCAGCAAGCGGGAGTACCGGGGGATCAACATCTTCCTGCTCATGGCCATGGGCAGAAGTTCCCGGTTCTGGCTTTCGTTCAAGCAGGCAAAGGAACGGGGCGGCCAAGTCCGCAAGGGCGAGAAGGGCACTCCGGTCATTTTTTGGAAGCGCTACGAGACTGAGGACAGGCAGACCGGGGAGAAGAAGTCGGTGCCGATCCTGCGGTACTACACGGTGTTCAACCTGGACCAGATCGACGGCATCGAGGCCCCGGACGCGCCGGAGATGGTGAACCATGCCTTCGAACCTATTGATGCCGCCGCGCAGATCATGGAGGCCATGCCCAGGCGGCCTGAGATCATCCACGCCGAACCAAGGGCCTTCTACCGCCCGTCGACCGACACCGTGAACCTGCCCCGGCCGGGGCTCTTTGCGCAACCCGAGGAGTATTACAGCACGGCCTTCCACGAACTGGTCCACGCCACCGGGCACGGCTCCCGCCTCGCCCGGCGTCCGTCCTCGGAAATCCGTCACTTCGGGGACCGGGAGTATTCCCAGGAAGAGCTTGTGGCCGAGATGGGGTCGGCCTTCCTGTGCGCCAAGGCCCGGATCGAGCAGGCCGTAATCGAAAACCAGGCCGCGTATATCGGCGGCTGGCTCAATGTCCTCAAGGGCTCCCCAAAGATGGTGGTTTATGCCGCCGCCCAGGCCCAGCGCGCCGCTGACTTCATCCTTGACGTCACGCCCGGCGAGCCCGGCGAATAG
- a CDS encoding site-specific integrase: protein MSEIIAATTASLAHIDLETQERVRQILDAGTAANTRRAYQGDLRYFWAWARMALGLPEAYPVPPAALVRFVTDHLEGLPEHVDAALVEEGAKARHGVHSLATISRRLAALSVAHEAQGLENPVRMPQIRSLLAAARRARARQGQGAKKKLAATLDVLEAMVDTCGDDMRGVRDRALLLFAFASGGRRRSEVAGARVENLTVVPGGYLYRIPWSKTDQKGAGRDVPVLGRAARALTLWLAAASIREGCLFRAIARDGTVAESLSGRGVARIVKSRARKAGLDSSLFAAHSLRSGFVTEAGRKGVSRQEAMAMTGHRSGAVFDGYFQVGELMRSDAAKLTEI, encoded by the coding sequence ATGTCCGAAATCATTGCCGCCACAACCGCTTCCCTGGCCCATATCGACCTGGAGACCCAGGAGCGCGTCCGGCAGATTCTCGATGCCGGGACCGCCGCCAACACCCGCCGGGCCTACCAGGGAGACCTGCGGTACTTCTGGGCCTGGGCGCGGATGGCGCTTGGCCTGCCCGAGGCCTACCCCGTCCCGCCTGCCGCCCTGGTACGGTTTGTCACCGACCATCTGGAGGGCCTGCCCGAGCATGTGGACGCTGCCCTGGTCGAAGAGGGGGCCAAGGCCCGCCATGGCGTGCACAGTCTGGCCACCATCTCCCGGCGTTTGGCCGCGTTATCCGTGGCCCACGAGGCGCAAGGGCTGGAGAACCCTGTCCGGATGCCCCAGATTCGCTCCCTGCTGGCCGCCGCACGTCGGGCCAGGGCACGGCAGGGCCAAGGGGCAAAGAAGAAGCTGGCGGCCACCCTGGACGTCCTGGAGGCTATGGTGGACACCTGCGGGGATGACATGCGCGGCGTCCGGGACCGGGCGCTTTTGCTTTTCGCCTTCGCCTCAGGTGGCCGTCGCCGCAGCGAGGTCGCCGGAGCCAGGGTCGAGAACCTGACCGTCGTGCCGGGCGGCTATCTGTACCGCATCCCCTGGTCCAAGACCGACCAGAAGGGCGCTGGCCGAGACGTGCCCGTGCTTGGCCGGGCGGCCAGGGCCTTGACCCTGTGGCTCGCCGCCGCCTCCATTCGAGAGGGATGCCTGTTCCGGGCCATCGCCCGCGACGGCACGGTGGCGGAATCGCTCTCAGGCCGGGGTGTCGCTCGGATCGTCAAGTCCAGGGCCAGGAAGGCTGGCCTTGATTCTTCCCTCTTCGCAGCCCACAGTCTGCGCAGCGGCTTTGTGACCGAGGCCGGGCGCAAGGGCGTGTCCAGACAGGAGGCCATGGCCATGACTGGCCACAGGTCGGGGGCGGTGTTTGACGGGTACTTTCAGGTGGGGGAGTTGATGCGGTCAGATGCTGCCAAATTAACTGAAATATAA
- a CDS encoding DUF932 domain-containing protein yields MPANIQTMAYYGEVPWHGLGKQVSKAVTAEEMICAAGLDWEVELRPARGAKEINRKGEFSRYEIVRVPRPNTGEEEVLLGVVSRRYQPLQNVEAFGFFNPIVGNGKAYFETAGALGEGERIWVMVKMPNAMKIVCGDECFKYLLLSNTHSGEGSIIIKFTSVRVVCQNTLMLAIGDGQKSYRVRHSKQMQFKLGELADFLAITQKVFQKAEEQFKLLAKIQMIDDRLNHYFEAVFPRNPAQAKNGKMPTRWEQVREIFESQEDLQLPGVRGTLWGAYNAITRFEDYKQPQQEEQPDQRLERTWFGSGSEMKLKALAKASELAASWR; encoded by the coding sequence ATGCCCGCTAATATCCAGACCATGGCTTACTACGGCGAGGTTCCCTGGCACGGATTGGGGAAGCAAGTCTCCAAAGCGGTGACGGCGGAAGAGATGATCTGCGCCGCAGGACTGGATTGGGAAGTCGAACTTCGTCCGGCACGCGGCGCGAAAGAGATCAACCGAAAAGGTGAGTTCTCACGCTACGAAATCGTACGAGTGCCCCGGCCGAATACAGGAGAGGAAGAAGTGCTGCTGGGCGTCGTCAGTCGGCGGTATCAGCCCCTCCAGAACGTGGAGGCGTTCGGCTTCTTCAACCCCATTGTCGGCAATGGCAAGGCATACTTTGAGACCGCCGGCGCACTTGGTGAGGGCGAGCGGATATGGGTTATGGTGAAGATGCCGAATGCGATGAAGATTGTCTGTGGTGATGAGTGCTTCAAGTACCTACTACTGTCCAATACACACTCAGGCGAGGGCTCAATAATCATTAAATTTACATCTGTCCGGGTGGTCTGTCAAAATACGTTGATGCTGGCGATCGGGGACGGGCAGAAATCTTACCGTGTGCGGCACAGCAAACAGATGCAATTCAAGCTGGGGGAGCTGGCAGACTTCCTAGCGATTACGCAAAAGGTGTTCCAGAAGGCGGAGGAGCAGTTTAAGCTGCTGGCTAAAATCCAGATGATCGACGACCGGCTCAATCATTACTTTGAGGCGGTTTTCCCCCGCAATCCGGCACAGGCGAAGAACGGCAAAATGCCGACGCGGTGGGAGCAAGTCCGCGAAATCTTTGAAAGTCAGGAAGACCTCCAGTTGCCCGGTGTTCGCGGGACGCTGTGGGGCGCTTACAATGCCATCACGCGGTTCGAAGACTATAAGCAGCCGCAACAGGAAGAACAACCAGACCAGCGCCTAGAGCGGACGTGGTTTGGAAGTGGTTCGGAGATGAAGCTCAAGGCGTTGGCAAAGGCTTCCGAGTTGGCCGCTTCTTGGAGATGA
- a CDS encoding SNF2-related protein, whose protein sequence is METLKDIAWKAKYSPEDGDLLELFYIPALRLAKRYDRTTGFFGAEALALAARGMEGLVRNKGCMRLVVGCTLDQEEVEAIEKGQSLRDTIGARLLACPLEATSPPIYQAMELLAWMVANRHLDVKVAVPCDLNRRLVAGHAIFHEKTGVIEDEEGNRVAFSGSINETAFGWRQNWESFHVFNSWGGTAAHVDEEEKSFAQLWSNTSKRAVVIDVPQAVRQQLLTFAPKDGQLPMLLTIQEDSAHYGKTDMPEELTPAETTSPQPPTDTSTDPRRAVWSYIRHAPALPGGGELVGEATSAVTPWPHQVRAFERMYHNWPPKLLIADEVGLGKTIQAGLLLRQGWMAGRAKRILIMAPKAVLRQWQIELREKFNLSWPIYDGQKYYWYHWPGQQGAREERVSRKNWHKAPFVIVSSHLMRRQDRKIELLEEAEPWNLVVLDEAHHARRKGGGLNHNDFRPNQLLGLMQQLKDRTQGLILLTATPMQVSPVEVWDLLDLFGLPPKWTSQAFLEFFDLVGKPMPTHGDMVRMAGLFKAVEDAYGEMTEAAARKFTKGSGIRARRILKALRDTATIPLRQLETEDRKIAIQILRANTPVSRLISRHTRELLRKYQAKGLLGVPIATRQVEDRFVELTPPERQAYEAVENYISSTYNNAEAGRKNAVGFVMTIYRRRLASSFHALDHTLESRLARLEQTQPLQARLLALEEDIPEDGADDEAMDVEEASTLERDALVLEEKDEIRMLLDQIHRLGQDTKAGALRETIEALREAGYRQVMVFTQYTDTMDFLREALGKSFGQTVLCFSGRGGEQLSSTGSWMAISRDQTKKLFKEGKAEILLCTDAAAEGLNFQFCGALINYDMPWNPMRVEQRIGRIDRLGQENPVIRIVNLHYSDTVEADVYTALRERIGLFQKFVGRLQPILSRLPKTIQDLVLGEGGDRRRSTDQHLQDMAFELKQAEESGFDLDAAAQEDLEMPERPAPLYGLPDLGRILERGAMLPPGAEASAYGVKDFIYGQPGMDEKVRVTTDPGFYDQHSDSVELWSPGNPVFPEPEIFSDDGQVSGEIFARILR, encoded by the coding sequence ATGGAAACGCTCAAGGACATCGCCTGGAAGGCAAAATATTCCCCAGAAGACGGCGACCTCCTGGAGCTTTTTTACATCCCGGCCTTGCGCTTGGCCAAGCGGTATGACCGCACAACAGGTTTCTTTGGGGCGGAAGCCCTGGCTTTGGCTGCGCGCGGCATGGAAGGCCTCGTGCGCAACAAGGGCTGCATGCGCCTCGTGGTGGGCTGTACTTTGGACCAAGAGGAAGTGGAGGCCATCGAAAAAGGTCAATCCCTGCGCGACACCATCGGAGCCAGACTGTTGGCTTGCCCGCTGGAGGCGACCAGCCCGCCAATCTATCAGGCCATGGAACTTCTGGCCTGGATGGTGGCCAACCGTCATCTGGACGTGAAAGTGGCCGTCCCGTGCGACTTAAACCGCCGACTTGTCGCCGGGCACGCGATATTCCACGAGAAGACCGGCGTCATCGAAGACGAGGAAGGAAATCGGGTCGCTTTTTCCGGGAGCATCAATGAAACGGCTTTCGGCTGGCGGCAAAACTGGGAAAGCTTCCATGTGTTCAATTCTTGGGGCGGTACGGCTGCCCACGTGGACGAGGAGGAGAAAAGTTTCGCCCAGCTTTGGTCCAATACCTCCAAGCGTGCGGTTGTGATCGATGTCCCCCAGGCCGTGCGGCAACAACTCCTGACGTTTGCTCCCAAGGATGGCCAATTACCCATGCTGCTGACCATCCAGGAAGACTCGGCGCACTATGGCAAGACGGACATGCCAGAAGAATTGACCCCGGCCGAAACGACTTCGCCGCAGCCTCCAACGGACACCTCCACGGACCCCAGGAGGGCTGTTTGGAGCTATATTCGTCATGCCCCGGCACTGCCCGGAGGCGGGGAACTGGTCGGGGAGGCCACCAGCGCCGTCACCCCATGGCCACATCAGGTACGGGCCTTTGAACGGATGTACCACAACTGGCCGCCAAAGCTCCTCATTGCCGACGAGGTGGGCCTTGGAAAAACCATCCAAGCCGGGTTACTCCTGCGCCAGGGCTGGATGGCTGGTCGGGCAAAACGAATTTTGATCATGGCTCCCAAAGCCGTGCTGCGCCAATGGCAGATCGAACTCCGGGAAAAATTCAACCTGTCCTGGCCGATATACGACGGGCAGAAATACTATTGGTATCATTGGCCCGGTCAGCAAGGCGCGCGCGAGGAGCGGGTCAGCCGGAAGAACTGGCACAAAGCCCCGTTCGTGATTGTCTCCAGTCACCTCATGCGCCGACAGGACCGGAAAATAGAACTGCTCGAGGAGGCTGAACCATGGAACCTTGTCGTCCTGGATGAAGCCCACCATGCCCGGCGCAAGGGCGGCGGCCTCAATCACAACGATTTCCGCCCGAATCAACTGCTCGGATTGATGCAGCAGCTCAAAGACCGCACCCAGGGGCTTATCCTGCTAACGGCTACCCCCATGCAGGTCTCACCCGTCGAAGTGTGGGATTTGCTCGACCTTTTTGGCCTGCCCCCGAAATGGACCTCCCAGGCCTTTCTGGAGTTCTTTGATCTGGTGGGCAAGCCCATGCCGACTCACGGCGACATGGTGCGCATGGCAGGGCTTTTTAAGGCTGTCGAGGATGCGTATGGAGAAATGACCGAGGCGGCAGCCAGGAAATTTACCAAGGGCAGTGGAATCAGGGCCAGAAGAATTCTGAAAGCGCTTCGGGACACGGCAACGATCCCCTTACGGCAGCTCGAAACAGAAGACCGCAAAATTGCCATCCAGATTCTCCGGGCAAATACCCCGGTTTCTCGTCTCATCTCCCGCCATACGCGAGAATTGCTCCGAAAGTATCAGGCAAAGGGGTTACTCGGTGTCCCCATTGCCACCCGTCAGGTTGAGGACCGGTTTGTCGAGCTTACCCCGCCCGAACGGCAAGCCTACGAGGCCGTGGAGAACTATATATCAAGCACCTACAATAACGCCGAGGCTGGGCGGAAAAATGCTGTTGGCTTTGTGATGACCATCTATCGCCGCAGGTTGGCCAGCAGCTTCCACGCCCTGGATCATACGCTTGAGTCCCGGCTGGCCCGCCTGGAGCAAACGCAGCCGCTTCAAGCTCGGCTTCTCGCCCTGGAGGAGGATATACCCGAAGATGGGGCCGATGATGAAGCCATGGATGTCGAAGAGGCCTCAACTCTGGAGCGTGACGCGTTGGTATTGGAGGAAAAAGACGAAATCCGGATGCTCCTCGACCAGATTCACCGGCTGGGACAGGATACCAAGGCAGGTGCATTGCGTGAGACCATTGAGGCATTACGGGAGGCGGGATATCGGCAGGTCATGGTCTTCACGCAGTATACGGATACCATGGATTTCTTGCGGGAGGCGCTGGGCAAGAGTTTTGGGCAGACGGTCCTCTGCTTCTCCGGCAGGGGGGGCGAGCAACTGTCATCGACCGGAAGCTGGATGGCGATTTCCCGGGACCAGACCAAAAAGCTATTCAAGGAAGGCAAGGCCGAAATTCTGCTTTGCACGGATGCGGCGGCGGAAGGGTTGAACTTCCAATTCTGTGGGGCGCTCATCAATTACGACATGCCCTGGAACCCCATGCGCGTCGAGCAGCGCATCGGCCGAATCGACCGCCTCGGCCAGGAAAATCCCGTCATCCGGATCGTCAATTTGCATTACAGCGATACGGTGGAAGCGGATGTTTACACGGCCCTGCGGGAGCGAATTGGCCTATTTCAGAAGTTTGTCGGACGCCTGCAACCCATATTGTCGAGGTTGCCAAAGACGATTCAGGATTTGGTGCTTGGCGAAGGCGGTGATCGTCGGCGATCCACCGATCAACATCTCCAGGATATGGCCTTTGAGCTTAAGCAGGCGGAAGAAAGCGGTTTCGACCTGGATGCGGCCGCTCAGGAAGATCTTGAGATGCCCGAGCGGCCAGCACCCCTTTATGGCCTGCCCGACCTTGGCCGGATTCTCGAGAGAGGTGCCATGTTGCCGCCGGGGGCAGAAGCGTCTGCCTACGGAGTAAAGGATTTTATTTACGGCCAGCCGGGCATGGATGAAAAGGTGCGGGTCACGACCGATCCAGGCTTTTACGATCAGCACTCGGATAGCGTGGAGCTATGGTCGCCAGGGAATCCGGTATTTCCTGAACCGGAAATCTTCAGCGATGATGGGCAGGTGTCCGGCGAAATCTTTGCGCGGATTTTGAGGTAG
- a CDS encoding DUF1156 domain-containing protein: MSKRLIESWLPIAALGEESVRERRSMTALPPTYYLHVWWARRPLIASRAAVLASLLPEDADHEMFMRVLGIHGDPVKTRIAIEKAKKTGEDLGLDPYGYSRAFSYLPSKPEMAWLRDETSKSVDGIPIVLDPTAGGGSIPFESLRLGFATMANDINPVAVLILKQTLEGPLNFGTAVLDDFNRISALFLKKAENKFEGIFPAEPFDAIVLGYLWARTITCPYCGGLVPLSPNWRLAPDGTGVRVLPQVGEGPSKPGRICQFEIVYKAAEHSEGTVTRGDAKCPFPDCGLVIPGDEIKTQAQAGDMGEQLYTVAYKKKIVTLTKTGKTREKWERGYRAPRPEDDVSAMVRAKLEEKLPEWEALDLVPTEAIPEGLKTEEPKRYGMNYWRDLFSPRQLLGHGTSVEVFRELLVEEQAKPGFSEITKAAFGYLALSLDKMLNYNSRMSVWMPTREVVANTFNRHDFAFCWSHSEMAPLIVGLGYDWAIEQTAKCVRELVALARPDAQGKKATTTNQLSLLGGETFTPPLVTVTCSSADSLFHVEDGSIDVVVMDPPYYDNVMYAELSDFFYIWLKRTAGYVYPELFRRTLTDKENEAVANPAKYKGQKGAKALASRDYRDRMAAIFAECRRVLKDDGIMTLMFTHKATGAWDALTKGLLEAGFVITASWPINTEAEGSLHIKDKSAANSTIFLVCRPRPDADAAGPVYWEDLEPKLASAVRERIASFQEAGIRGVDLYLSSFGPALEVFSRHWPVKRGQPRVQPQPKRNTQLALLEEPFDPYLTTPEDALDAARREVKQWRLGQIISTQRNKDFDPLTEWFILAWDAFGASQFPFDEALGLARVVGLDMDKDVIGTLAEKKASDVILWDSADRAQKGRLGSSDGSRAMIDALHHAANAARSRTLQAAKEMVEDNGLLKDPSFVAALEAALEVLPLPREFEGAKIIQTAEAPASDFEALEKLRRLAFTTLIPVLKRGDLPIE, translated from the coding sequence ATGTCCAAGCGCCTGATCGAGTCCTGGCTGCCCATTGCCGCCCTTGGCGAAGAAAGTGTTCGCGAGCGTCGTTCCATGACCGCGTTGCCTCCCACGTATTATCTGCACGTCTGGTGGGCGCGCCGTCCTTTGATTGCCTCGCGGGCAGCGGTGTTGGCTTCGCTTTTGCCCGAGGACGCAGACCATGAAATGTTTATGCGGGTACTTGGTATCCATGGCGATCCTGTAAAAACTCGTATCGCCATTGAGAAGGCAAAAAAGACTGGTGAGGATCTTGGTCTCGACCCTTATGGTTATTCGAGGGCCTTCTCCTATCTGCCCAGTAAACCTGAGATGGCGTGGCTTCGAGATGAAACGAGTAAAAGTGTCGATGGTATTCCTATCGTGCTTGATCCTACGGCTGGCGGCGGGAGTATACCATTTGAATCACTGCGGCTTGGGTTTGCCACCATGGCAAACGACATCAACCCGGTTGCAGTCCTGATACTCAAGCAGACTCTTGAAGGGCCGCTTAACTTCGGGACTGCCGTTTTGGATGATTTTAACCGCATCTCGGCGTTATTTTTGAAAAAAGCTGAAAACAAATTTGAAGGGATATTCCCTGCAGAACCTTTTGATGCGATCGTTTTGGGCTATCTCTGGGCGCGCACCATCACCTGCCCATACTGCGGCGGCCTTGTTCCGCTCTCCCCGAATTGGCGTTTGGCTCCTGACGGGACGGGCGTGCGGGTGCTCCCTCAAGTGGGCGAAGGGCCATCCAAGCCGGGCCGCATATGCCAGTTCGAGATCGTTTATAAGGCGGCGGAGCACTCCGAAGGCACGGTCACACGGGGCGATGCCAAGTGCCCATTTCCGGATTGCGGGCTGGTCATCCCCGGGGACGAGATCAAGACGCAGGCCCAGGCTGGCGACATGGGTGAACAGCTTTACACTGTTGCCTACAAAAAAAAGATTGTGACCCTGACCAAGACCGGCAAGACCCGGGAGAAATGGGAACGCGGATACCGTGCCCCAAGGCCGGAAGATGACGTCTCGGCCATGGTCCGGGCCAAGCTGGAGGAAAAGTTGCCGGAGTGGGAGGCGTTGGACTTGGTTCCTACGGAAGCAATCCCCGAAGGCCTTAAAACTGAGGAACCGAAGCGTTATGGGATGAATTATTGGCGTGATCTCTTCTCCCCACGCCAACTCCTCGGCCATGGGACCAGTGTAGAGGTGTTCCGCGAACTTTTGGTGGAAGAACAGGCCAAGCCTGGCTTCTCCGAGATCACCAAGGCGGCGTTTGGGTATTTGGCTCTATCCCTCGATAAAATGCTTAACTACAACTCCCGCATGTCCGTCTGGATGCCAACCCGGGAGGTGGTAGCCAACACATTCAATCGCCACGACTTTGCTTTCTGCTGGTCTCACTCCGAGATGGCCCCCCTTATCGTCGGGCTGGGCTATGACTGGGCCATCGAGCAGACGGCTAAGTGCGTCAGGGAACTGGTGGCGCTGGCCCGGCCAGACGCGCAAGGGAAGAAGGCGACCACGACCAACCAGCTCTCCCTGCTCGGCGGCGAGACCTTCACGCCCCCACTCGTAACCGTGACCTGCTCCTCGGCCGATTCGCTGTTCCATGTGGAAGACGGCTCCATCGACGTGGTGGTCATGGACCCGCCGTATTACGACAACGTCATGTACGCCGAGTTGTCCGACTTCTTCTATATCTGGCTCAAACGCACGGCGGGCTACGTTTACCCGGAGCTTTTCCGCCGTACCCTCACCGACAAGGAAAACGAAGCCGTGGCCAATCCGGCCAAATACAAAGGGCAAAAGGGCGCCAAGGCCCTGGCCTCCCGCGACTACCGCGACCGCATGGCCGCCATCTTCGCCGAATGCCGCCGCGTGCTCAAAGACGACGGCATCATGACCCTAATGTTTACCCACAAGGCGACGGGCGCATGGGACGCCCTGACCAAGGGACTGTTGGAAGCCGGATTCGTCATCACCGCGTCCTGGCCCATCAACACCGAGGCCGAAGGCTCGCTGCACATCAAGGACAAGTCCGCCGCCAACTCCACCATCTTCCTGGTCTGTCGGCCACGCCCCGACGCGGACGCTGCCGGGCCGGTCTATTGGGAAGACCTGGAACCGAAATTGGCCTCGGCCGTGCGGGAACGCATCGCCTCCTTTCAGGAGGCAGGCATACGGGGCGTGGACCTCTATCTGTCGAGCTTCGGTCCGGCCCTGGAAGTTTTCTCCCGACACTGGCCGGTGAAACGCGGCCAACCGCGGGTACAGCCGCAGCCGAAACGCAATACCCAGCTTGCGCTTTTGGAAGAGCCATTTGATCCTTACCTGACCACGCCGGAAGACGCGCTTGATGCAGCCCGCCGCGAGGTGAAGCAATGGCGGTTGGGGCAGATTATCAGCACGCAACGAAATAAGGATTTCGACCCCCTCACCGAATGGTTCATCCTGGCTTGGGACGCCTTCGGGGCCAGCCAGTTTCCCTTCGATGAAGCCTTGGGCCTGGCGCGGGTTGTCGGCTTGGATATGGACAAGGATGTCATCGGCACCCTGGCCGAAAAAAAAGCCAGCGACGTGATCCTTTGGGACAGTGCTGATCGTGCCCAAAAGGGCCGTCTTGGTTCGTCCGATGGTTCGAGGGCCATGATCGACGCCCTGCACCATGCCGCCAATGCTGCCCGGTCCAGAACCTTGCAAGCCGCCAAAGAGATGGTGGAAGACAACGGACTGCTTAAAGACCCGTCGTTTGTGGCCGCCCTGGAGGCGGCATTAGAGGTACTCCCCCTGCCGCGTGAATTCGAGGGAGCTAAGATCATTCAGACCGCCGAGGCCCCAGCCAGCGACTTCGAGGCCTTGGAGAAACTGCGGCGGCTTGCCTTCACCACCCTCATCCCCGTGCTCAAGCGCGGCGATTTACCAATCGAGTAG
- a CDS encoding ATP-binding protein has protein sequence MVSELLASLLAAAEGATVEFKEAKRGLERKDLFRYCIALANERGGKLVLGVADAMPRQVVGTTAFGDLDDARNAIYQATRLNVEIVEDLSTGSRVLIFLVPSRPIGTPLESDGQYLMRRGSSLVPMTPDRLQAIFAESVPDFSAEICSEVTLADLSPQAIETFRQLWARQSNRPHLLDLPDQQLLEDAELLVDSGVTRAALILLGTAKSLSRHVADAEIIFEYRHAEGDIDPAVRESFREGLFLYVNRLWALVNLRNEVHPYQMGLVRRDIPSFREEVIREALLNGVCHRDYRYRESIFVRQFPGLIEVESPGGLLPGVTIENMLFKRAWRNRLIAEALEKADLIERSGQGVDRMWRLAILDGKMPPDYSRTDEHHVYVRLPGTIHDPALLRFLEEVGAERYRTFSAMDFAVLHFVSQEQEIPKDFRGRANGLVDQGILERVGRKFIFARRYYEMRGEAGVHTRKRGLDRETNLFLVRNHLRSCGGKGCVLAELQPVLPHVKPRMLSSYLEELKRRGQARVIGKTKGARWYHLVGNDG, from the coding sequence ATGGTCTCAGAATTACTTGCTAGTCTTTTGGCGGCCGCGGAAGGGGCCACTGTCGAGTTCAAAGAAGCGAAACGCGGGTTAGAGAGGAAGGATCTTTTTCGATATTGCATCGCCCTGGCCAATGAAAGAGGCGGGAAGCTCGTGCTCGGCGTGGCTGACGCCATGCCCCGGCAAGTCGTTGGGACTACGGCGTTTGGCGACCTGGATGACGCTCGCAACGCCATTTATCAGGCCACGCGCCTCAATGTTGAGATTGTCGAAGACTTGAGCACAGGTTCTCGGGTGCTCATTTTTTTGGTCCCTTCGCGGCCCATTGGAACGCCTTTGGAATCCGACGGGCAGTACTTGATGCGCCGGGGCAGCAGCCTTGTCCCCATGACTCCTGACCGGTTGCAAGCTATCTTTGCGGAGAGCGTCCCGGATTTTTCGGCGGAAATTTGTTCCGAAGTGACTCTGGCTGATTTGTCCCCACAAGCCATTGAGACCTTCCGCCAGCTTTGGGCGCGGCAATCGAACCGGCCGCATCTCCTAGATTTGCCCGACCAGCAACTCCTTGAGGATGCGGAACTGTTGGTCGACAGCGGCGTGACCCGGGCGGCTTTGATCCTTTTGGGAACAGCCAAAAGCCTCAGTCGGCATGTGGCGGATGCCGAGATCATTTTCGAGTACCGGCACGCGGAAGGTGACATTGATCCCGCTGTCCGAGAGTCCTTCCGGGAAGGGCTGTTCCTCTACGTTAATCGGCTTTGGGCGCTGGTGAATCTGCGCAACGAAGTCCACCCCTACCAGATGGGCTTGGTGCGGCGCGACATCCCCTCGTTTCGTGAGGAAGTTATCCGCGAAGCCCTGCTCAACGGCGTCTGCCATAGGGATTATCGCTATCGGGAGTCCATCTTTGTCCGCCAATTTCCCGGGTTGATCGAAGTTGAGAGCCCTGGGGGATTGCTGCCGGGCGTCACCATCGAAAACATGCTCTTCAAGCGGGCTTGGCGCAACCGGCTTATCGCTGAGGCCCTTGAAAAGGCGGACCTGATTGAACGTTCCGGCCAGGGTGTTGACCGCATGTGGCGGTTGGCCATCCTGGACGGCAAGATGCCGCCCGACTATTCCCGCACCGACGAGCACCATGTCTATGTCCGGTTGCCGGGGACCATTCACGATCCGGCGCTCCTTCGCTTTCTGGAGGAGGTCGGGGCGGAGCGCTACCGGACGTTTAGCGCCATGGATTTCGCCGTGCTCCATTTCGTGAGCCAGGAGCAGGAGATTCCCAAAGATTTTAGGGGACGGGCCAACGGGCTTGTCGATCAGGGGATATTGGAGCGGGTTGGGCGCAAATTTATTTTCGCCCGTCGCTACTATGAGATGCGGGGCGAGGCCGGGGTGCATACCCGCAAGCGCGGCTTGGACCGGGAGACCAACCTCTTCCTCGTGCGCAACCACCTCCGTTCCTGCGGGGGGAAAGGCTGTGTTCTGGCCGAGTTGCAGCCCGTGCTCCCGCATGTCAAGCCCCGGATGCTCTCCAGTTATCTGGAAGAATTGAAGCGGCGCGGCCAAGCCCGGGTGATAGGGAAAACCAAGGGAGCCCGGTGGTACCATTTGGTTGGGAATGATGGTTAA